The Streptosporangiales bacterium genome contains a region encoding:
- the hisH gene encoding imidazole glycerol phosphate synthase subunit HisH, translating into MVVLDYGSGNLRSAERALTRAGADVEVTADRQAAMDADGLVVPGVGAFAACMDGLRSVYGDQIVGRRLAGGRPVLGICVGMQILFERGVEHGVETEGCAEWPGVVERLHAQVLPHMGWNQVQAPDDSQLFAGIDPAERFYFVHSYALRKFDLVGERFTSPAVTWAEHGEPFVAAVENGPLSAVQFHPEKSGDAGAQLLSNWLRQLN; encoded by the coding sequence GTGGTCGTACTCGACTACGGCTCGGGCAACCTGCGGTCGGCAGAACGCGCGCTCACCCGTGCGGGTGCCGACGTCGAGGTCACCGCAGACCGGCAGGCGGCGATGGACGCCGACGGCCTCGTGGTGCCTGGCGTCGGTGCGTTCGCCGCGTGCATGGACGGGCTGCGGTCCGTCTACGGCGACCAGATCGTCGGCCGCCGGCTGGCCGGCGGCCGACCGGTGCTCGGCATCTGCGTCGGCATGCAGATCCTGTTCGAGCGCGGCGTGGAACACGGCGTGGAGACCGAGGGCTGCGCGGAGTGGCCCGGTGTCGTAGAACGCCTGCACGCCCAGGTGCTCCCGCACATGGGCTGGAACCAGGTGCAGGCGCCGGACGACTCGCAGCTGTTCGCCGGCATCGACCCGGCCGAGCGGTTCTACTTCGTGCACTCGTACGCCCTGCGCAAGTTCGACCTCGTCGGCGAGCGGTTCACGTCGCCGGCGGTGACCTGGGCGGAGCACGGCGAGCCGTTCGTCGCCGCGGTGGAGAACGGGCCGCTGTCCGCGGTGCAGTTCCACCCGGAGAAGTCCGGCGACGCGGGGGCGCAGCTGTTGTCGAACTGGCTGCGTCAGCTGAACTGA
- a CDS encoding histidinol-phosphate transaminase — MALTLDDLPIRDDLRGLSPYGAPQLDVPVCLNTNENPHPPSRSLVAELATEVANAAAALNRYPDRDAMALRADLAAYLGHGLEASQVWAANGSNEVIQQLLLAFAGPGRTALGFEPSYTMHRLISLATSTQWHNAWREDDFGIDPDRAVAVIAEEQPDVVFLTSPNNPTGTALPLSTIERVLAVAPGMVVVDEAYEEFARAGTLSALSLLPDHPRLVVTRTMSKAFALAGARLGYLAAAPAVVDALQLVRLPYHLSAVTQAVARVAVKHASELLGTVDEVRAQRDRMVEELRGMGFEVVDSDANFVLVGRFADQQHTWQQLLDRGVLVRDVGLSGWLRVTAGTAAEVDAFLTALKEVER; from the coding sequence ATTGCCTTGACACTCGATGACCTACCCATCCGCGACGACCTGCGCGGCCTCTCGCCGTACGGCGCACCGCAGCTGGACGTGCCCGTCTGCCTGAACACCAACGAGAACCCGCACCCGCCGTCGCGCAGCCTGGTAGCCGAGCTCGCGACGGAGGTGGCGAACGCAGCCGCCGCGCTCAACCGCTACCCGGACCGCGACGCGATGGCGTTGCGTGCCGACCTCGCCGCGTACCTCGGGCACGGTCTGGAAGCGAGCCAGGTGTGGGCGGCGAACGGCTCCAACGAGGTGATCCAGCAGCTGCTGCTCGCGTTCGCCGGGCCAGGCCGCACGGCGCTCGGCTTCGAGCCGTCCTACACCATGCACCGGCTGATCTCGCTGGCGACGAGCACGCAGTGGCACAACGCCTGGCGTGAGGACGACTTCGGCATCGACCCCGACCGTGCGGTGGCGGTGATCGCCGAAGAGCAGCCGGACGTCGTGTTCCTCACCTCGCCGAACAACCCGACGGGTACGGCGTTGCCACTTTCGACCATCGAGCGGGTGCTCGCCGTCGCACCCGGCATGGTGGTCGTCGACGAGGCGTACGAGGAGTTCGCCAGGGCGGGCACGCTGAGCGCGCTCAGCCTGCTGCCCGACCACCCGCGGCTGGTGGTGACGCGCACCATGTCGAAGGCGTTCGCGCTCGCCGGCGCCAGGCTCGGCTACCTCGCCGCGGCGCCCGCCGTGGTCGACGCCCTGCAGCTGGTGCGGCTGCCGTACCACCTGTCCGCCGTGACCCAGGCCGTCGCGCGGGTGGCCGTGAAGCACGCCAGCGAGCTGCTCGGCACCGTCGACGAGGTGCGCGCGCAGCGCGACCGGATGGTCGAGGAGCTGCGTGGCATGGGCTTCGAGGTGGTCGACTCGGACGCCAACTTCGTGCTCGTCGGACGCTTCGCCGACCAGCAGCACACCTGGCAGCAGCTGCTCGACCGCGGCGTGCTGGTCCGCGACGTCGGACTGTCCGGGTGGCTGCGGGTGACCGCAGGCACCGCCGCCGAGGTGGACGCGTTCCTCACCGCGCTCAAGGAGGTCGAGAGATGA
- the hisB gene encoding imidazoleglycerol-phosphate dehydratase HisB: MTYDAADTARTAVVERATKETQVHLELSLDGAGAADVETGVPFYDHMLSQLGKHGGFDLTVRTKGDIEIDAHHTVEDTAIAFGQALAQALGDRSGIRRFGDALVPLDEALVQTAVDLSGRPYLVHKELETRTPVIGTYDVTLTQHVWESIVAHAQICLHVRVLEGRNAHHVHEAQFKSVARALRDAASRDPRVVGVPSTKGVLGA, translated from the coding sequence ATGACGTACGACGCAGCCGACACCGCCCGCACGGCGGTCGTGGAGCGGGCGACCAAGGAGACCCAGGTCCACCTCGAGCTGAGCCTCGACGGCGCGGGCGCCGCCGACGTCGAGACCGGGGTGCCGTTCTACGACCACATGCTCAGCCAGCTCGGCAAGCACGGCGGCTTCGACCTGACCGTACGTACCAAGGGCGACATCGAGATCGACGCGCACCACACGGTGGAGGACACCGCGATCGCGTTCGGGCAGGCGCTGGCGCAGGCGCTCGGCGACCGGTCCGGCATCCGCAGGTTCGGGGACGCGCTCGTGCCGCTCGACGAGGCGCTCGTGCAGACCGCGGTGGACCTGTCCGGCCGGCCGTACCTCGTGCACAAGGAGCTGGAGACCCGCACGCCGGTCATCGGCACGTACGACGTCACGCTGACCCAGCACGTCTGGGAGTCGATCGTCGCGCACGCGCAGATCTGCCTGCACGTGCGCGTGCTCGAGGGGCGCAACGCGCACCACGTGCACGAGGCGCAGTTCAAGTCCGTCGCCCGCGCCCTGCGCGACGCGGCGAGCCGCGACCCGCGCGTGGTCGGCGTGCCGAGCACGAAGGGCGTGCTCGGCGCGTGA